The genome window CCAACctgccttttctttcccttcgGCATCattctttttactatatCCTAGGTAATAATTCTTTGGAGCCGCCCACGCAACCCCTTGACTTGACCCCTAGTCGACGACCATCTCAACCCACCCTTCGTCGACACCCGTCTTCAGAGAactctctcgctctctcgGACTGGACTTAAAGCCCTCGCTCGTCGAATCGATTATACGATAACAACTTTAATACAAAGCATCCTTCTTTGTTCGAAATCGCCAACAGCCCGCACGAAGACGTTCCTGAGTCCTTTCGGTCGGCCAGCCACACGTCGGACCCCTCGGTCAATTGGGTCGTCGTCTTTCATTGATAGCCAGCATTTTCTTTCACACGAATCTGCCACGCTTCTCCCGCTTTTTTAGCCCGTCTTTGCCCTCTGAAAAAGACAAGACACACTTGGTGAACAGGGGGGGGATTCGCTTCACCGCATCTTCCGGGGGCCATACATTCCAGCACGCGTCTGTTTCTTCCCGTGCCTCTCACCAGGCACGTCTAATCCTTCAAAACGGCGGTTCTATCTCACGTCACCAGGGACAGTCTTGTCCCCCCGCATCTTCTCGGGATGCAGGATATCTCTGCCCCCCAGACGGGGTCTAGCAGCCACCGTTTCGGCCACGcctccaagccctccaaCAGCGATACCGGCTTTTCCCACGGTGCCTTTGCCTCCAACATCTCTGGCTTTGCCGACAGGCATCCGAGACGCGGAAACATTCcgaccatcaacacccagcCTGTCtctcaccagcagcagcagcagcaacaacagcagcagcagcaatataaccaacagcagcagcagcagcagcagaaccATCACAATGGCGAGCTGACTTCTCCTGGCACTGGTTTCGAGTTTGCCTCGCTGCTGCCGTCccagcttctcctcagcCCCTTCCAGCCCGGCACTCCTGCCGCATTTGCGAGCCCTCATTTCCAGAATGTGAGCAGCTTCCAGCAGCTTCAGCAGCAAAACCTTCAGCAGCAGAATGGTGCGTCGAGCCCGATCCAGCAGAGCATTTCTTCCCAGATGTACGGCGGAATCGTCTCTCCTTCGGCTTATGGCGCCCCCCAGTTCTATTCGCCCCAGTCGCCCACGGCGTCTTTTAACAATATGGCTGGCCTGCAGATGCCCGTGCAGCCTGCTTCTCCCATGCCGATGACACCGGGTCTTGTGACTGGTACCAGTAGAACTGTGTACCTGGGCAACATTCCCCCTGACACTTCGGCCGAGGAGATTTTGGGCCATGTTCGCAGCGGTCAGATCGAGTCGGTCCGTCTTCTTCCCGATAAGAACTGCGCCTTCATCTCGTTCCTGGACCCCGCCTCGGCCACTCACTTCCACTCTGATGCCATCTTGAAAAAGCTCTGCATCAAGGGACAGGATATCAAGATTGGCTGGGGCAAGCCCTCGCAGGTGCCCACCTCGGTTCACCTGGCTGTTCAGCAGTCTGGTGCTTCCAGAAATGTGTACCTCGGCAACCTGCCCGAGGACATTTCCGAGGAGGAACTTCGTGAGGATCTCGGCAAGTTTGGTGCCATTGACACCATCAAGATTGTGCGCGAGAAGAACATTGCCTTTGTGCACTTCTTGTCCATTGCCAATGCCATCAAGGCCGTCTCTCAGCTTCCCCAGGAGGCCAAGTGGCAGGCGCCCCGCAGGGTGTACTATGGCAAGGACCGGTGCGCCTATGTGTCCAAGACTCAGCAGCAGAATGCCGCCCAGTACCTTGGAATCGCCCCTGGTTATGCCCACATGTTGACGGGTGCCGACCGTGACTTGATTTCCAGCGCCCTGGCTCAGCAGTCggtcgctgccgctgccgtaGCCACGACGGCCGGTGGCATCACCAACCTGGGCAACCGGACCATTTACCTCGGCAACATTCATCCCGAGACCACCATCGAGGAGATTTGCAATGTTGTTCGCGGTGGTCTTTTGCACCACATCCGGTACATTCCCGACAAGCACATCTGCTTTGTGACCTTTATTGATCCCACAGCTGCTGCGTCTTTCTATGCCCTCAGCAACCTGCAGGGTCTGATGATTCACAACCGCAGACTCAAGATTGGCTGGGGCAAGCATTCTGGTGCTCTCCCTCCCGCCATTGCCCTGGCTGTCAGCGGTGGTGCTTCGCGCAACGTGTACATTGGTAACCTCGATGAGACCTGGACCGAAGACAGACTGAGACAGGATTTCTCCGAGTATGGTGAGATTGAGCTGGTCAACACGCTGCGTGAGAAGAGCTGCGCGTTTGTCAACTTCACCAACATTGCCAACGCCATCAAGGCTATCGAAGCTGTCCGTGGAAAGGAGGAGTACAGGAAGTTCAAGGTCAACTTTGGCAAGGATCGTTGCGGCAACCCGCCCcgccagctccagcagcaggcTCAGCAGTCCCCTCGTGGCGAGCAGGTGCCTTCCCCTTCGGCCAACGGGTCTAGCCAGAGCGGCCATTCGCCCACCGGCAACGGTCACAACCAGCAGAACGGCCAGGCTGCTGCCGCATTGTTCAACCAGAACAGCAACCCCTTGACCATGTATCTCACTCATGTGTCTCACCaggcccagcagcaacaacagcaccagcaccaccagctggCCGCTCAACAGGCTGCTCTGTTCGGCACTGCTCAGTCTTCACCCAACGAGCCCGGCATCTCCCTCGAGGTTCCCCAGGGTCATGGAGGCATGGGCCACCAGCAGTCGGCCAGCATTTCCAACGGCTACGCCACCAGCTCTGGCGCGACCACCATCGGCGGTCTTCTCGCTCCCGTCAACACCAGGGGCTCTCACAACCGGGCCGTCAGCTTGCCAGTATTAGCCCCCGGCTTCGAGAACGGCGTTGGAAACGGCAACATGGGCGGTGGAAACGATGATGGCCAGCGTCGTGGACACCAGTACCAGGCCAGCTACGGTGGCATGGGATCCGGTTTCGGGTTGGCCATTCAGGGAAACATGAATGGATGGactgttgaggaagaggttgtcaACTAAGGGAAGACCgaggcagagagagagagagagagagacagagagagagcatggacaaaagggggtgggagtcGGGATCCaaagtttttattattttttatacttGAGGGTATTTGTTTGTAATcttgctcttttttttttttaattgGGTGATAGCTCTTGTTTTACTTTCGTTTTTTCTTGTTTATCTACCcatgtgttgttgttgctccTTTTGCAAAACCCTTCGCTCCTTGTAATAAGCCcattcttttttctttttcgatTGTatcttttttggtttttttttttttggcattTCTCTTAACTTTCAAATCCCGAAAATGAAAAGTccaggtgggaggagggtgaagggggggaatgaTATATGCACTatttttgggagggagagatggATGGCATGGTAGCAAGGCATTTGGCAACAGCGGTAGTTTTGGATTTGGCATATGGGGAGTGTAGGGTGGTGGGGACAtggttggagttgggagtGAGGGGGTGATAGGTTAGGGAGTGAATTGAAGGGTATGAATTGCttttgtgtgtgtatgtgtgtgtgtgtgtgtgtgttcttGTGATGATGTGTGATGTGTGGTATGTGAGGAACGTGCACGGTATGAgaaagggggttgttttgtttgatgggtggtgagtgtgaggggggatgggaagtgtaaccctaaccctgatTTGGGAAGGTAAGACGCGACTGAGACGCGTCGTCGGATTTTGTTCAACGTCATTTTTATCAAGGTCgattttgggggagggggggagcaCTTTTTGTTTGTTCACACTTTTTGTTCGCTTTTTTGCCGTTGCGCGTGTTTTCGGTCACTTTTCAAAGGAGAAGTTTATGTCCTGATCAAAAGAGAAAGTTTCGCACATTATGGCGAGCCGATCTGACACTGAGCTCTTGACTGAGCACTTTGGGTATCCCCCCGTGGTATGTTGTAACCATACCCCTCgcccctcccttcccttttcttttcctgtcCTCCCGCCCCTATGCCTTCTCTGCATCTAATCGTGTCCATAGAGCCTGCTAGACCTGATAATCAACACAACCAACACCCTAGCCGACCGCGCCCTCACTTCAATCGAATCCGGGCTCTTGAACGCGCCCCCCTCCGCGCTCGGGTTCCGACCCCCGGCGTTTTCCTCCCCTGCGGACAGCCACCGGAACGAAGTCGAGGAGGGGGTGCATAAACTCGAGACGTTGCTGTTCGCGGCGCTGGACAAGAACTTTGACAAATTCGAGATCTACACCATGCGCTTTCTTTTGACTGTTAACCCTGAGGACGAGCCATACACCACGCTGTCGCACTACAGGGGGTTGGATTTTGAAAccggagagggggaggtggaagtcGGGGGGGTGAACGAAATCAGGAGGAGACTGCAGGAGAGTATGAAATTGGGTGTTATGCTcgaggcggagagggcgaggaatgaggggttgctgggggAGTTGAGACGGTTGGTTGGGACACAGGGGGGGGTTAAATCTGAGGGGAAtgagggggggaaagagaAGTCGGTTTTTGGGTTTCTGGCTGAGGGACGGAgggggctggagggggtggacaGGGAGAGGCCGTTGGAGACGACGGCGAGGTTTGGGAGAAGTCAGCTGGGGAGCTTGAGGGAGTTGAgtgtggggttgggggggctgCTGCCGCGGTTGGCGCAGgagacggcggcggaggatgggggagCAACAACGAGggattggaggagggagaggctggAATATGTCGAGGCTGCTGCGAGGAGGCATTTGGAAAATGTAcgggggttggagttgacGAGGGACGGGGCGGTGAGGGATGATAATGCTGAGATGGTGGTCGGGGGGCCGAAGAcgatggaggtgggggatttGGAACGGGTGGTTGGGTTGCTCGGGGTGGGGGAAgcagaagaaaaggggacggg of Podospora pseudopauciseta strain CBS 411.78 chromosome 7 map unlocalized CBS411.78m_7, whole genome shotgun sequence contains these proteins:
- a CDS encoding uncharacterized protein (COG:A; BUSCO:EOG09261ZFN; EggNog:ENOG503NX75), whose product is MQDISAPQTGSSSHRFGHASKPSNSDTGFSHGAFASNISGFADRHPRRGNIPTINTQPVSHQQQQQQQQQQQQYNQQQQQQQQNHHNGELTSPGTGFEFASLLPSQLLLSPFQPGTPAAFASPHFQNVSSFQQLQQQNLQQQNGASSPIQQSISSQMYGGIVSPSAYGAPQFYSPQSPTASFNNMAGLQMPVQPASPMPMTPGLVTGTSRTVYLGNIPPDTSAEEILGHVRSGQIESVRLLPDKNCAFISFLDPASATHFHSDAILKKLCIKGQDIKIGWGKPSQVPTSVHLAVQQSGASRNVYLGNLPEDISEEELREDLGKFGAIDTIKIVREKNIAFVHFLSIANAIKAVSQLPQEAKWQAPRRVYYGKDRCAYVSKTQQQNAAQYLGIAPGYAHMLTGADRDLISSALAQQSVAAAAVATTAGGITNLGNRTIYLGNIHPETTIEEICNVVRGGLLHHIRYIPDKHICFVTFIDPTAAASFYALSNLQGLMIHNRRLKIGWGKHSGALPPAIALAVSGGASRNVYIGNLDETWTEDRLRQDFSEYGEIELVNTLREKSCAFVNFTNIANAIKAIEAVRGKEEYRKFKVNFGKDRCGNPPRQLQQQAQQSPRGEQVPSPSANGSSQSGHSPTGNGHNQQNGQAAAALFNQNSNPLTMYLTHVSHQAQQQQQHQHHQLAAQQAALFGTAQSSPNEPGISLEVPQGHGGMGHQQSASISNGYATSSGATTIGGLLAPVNTRGSHNRAVSLPVLAPGFENGVGNGNMGGGNDDGQRRGHQYQASYGGMGSGFGLAIQGNMNGWTVEEEVVN
- a CDS encoding uncharacterized protein (COG:S; EggNog:ENOG503P360; BUSCO:EOG09264DY4), which codes for MASRSDTELLTEHFGYPPVSLLDLIINTTNTLADRALTSIESGLLNAPPSALGFRPPAFSSPADSHRNEVEEGVHKLETLLFAALDKNFDKFEIYTMRFLLTVNPEDEPYTTLSHYRGLDFETGEGEVEVGGVNEIRRRLQESMKLGVMLEAERARNEGLLGELRRLVGTQGGVKSEGNEGGKEKSVFGFLAEGRRGLEGVDRERPLETTARFGRSQLGSLRELSVGLGGLLPRLAQETAAEDGGATTRDWRRERLEYVEAAARRHLENVRGLELTRDGAVRDDNAEMVVGGPKTMEVGDLERVVGLLGVGEAEEKGTGKEAEGDRMDES